Genomic window (Polaromonas sp. JS666):
GGCCTGGCCTTTGAGCAGGGCGTTGGTCTCTGCGCGGAAGTGGCCGATGTCTCCGTTGAACGGCGCGGTGGCCCAGGCCAGCGCAAACAATACGGCGAACCCGGCCGCGGCGGCAATCGGGCGGGTCAACTCTTTTTGGGCCATGCCGATGACGCAGGCTGCGGCGAGGGCTGCCAGGAACAGCCAGAACAGCGGCGAATAAAGCCAGCCGGTTTGCGTGGCGCGCACCGCACCGAATCCGATCAGGCCCATGGCGAGGGCGCCCAGCAGGCAGAGCGCCAGGGCGATGCTGAACCAGAGGCGCGCAATGCGGCTCCAGTACAGCGCCATCAGGATCGCGAGGGCTGGCATGGCCGGTATCAGGTAGCGGGCAGACCGCTGGTTGGGCAGGAGGAACACCAGCGCCAGCGCCAGCAGCCAGAGCCACAGGACTTTTTCGGCATCGCTGACGGGCACACCCTGACGGTAACTGCGCCAGGCGGTCCAGATGCAGCCGACCGCGACGGGCAGCAAAAACCCGGCGTTTGAAAAGTAGCCCGTGATGATCGTCAGAAACCCGCCGCTGCCGCGCAAAGCAACCTTGAAGTAGCCGGGTGATGACTTGAATTTTCCGGCGTTTTCGCCAACCACAAACTCGCGCCACACCTCGCCCGGTTGCGGGTCAACGGCGAACCACAAGCCAAACACCGCCAGGGCGATTGCGCAGATGGCGGCGACCTTGATGGTGTCGATGACGATGCCGCGCCGGAAAATCTGCCAGGGGGCTTGCCGGGCGCCCAGCACCTGGTAGCACAGCGCCAGGCCGAAGCCGACCGGCACCACCATGGTGAAGGATTTGTAGAGGCAACCGATGCCGATGGTGATTCCTGCGAGCAGTGGAAACTTCCAGCGCGAGGCCAGCAGTTTTGCCGGGGACCAGGCGAGGGCAAAAAACACACCGAACAGCCAGAAGGTTTCGGGCGCGCTGGTGAGGTAGGGCCGGCCATAACGGTAGCTGCTCAAAAAAGAGAGATAAGCCAGCGCAGCAATCGCGCCCAGGGTGATCGCCCGGCTGCTGCGGTCCGCGGCCGTCGCGGCGCCGGGGCTTGCCTCCGGGGCGGGCGTGGCCTCACTGCGAACCACCTTCCAGGTCAGCAGGCCCACCATGAGCGCAATCGCCCAGGAATAGACCACGCTGGGCAGGCGCAGGTTGAGCAGCGTCCAGTGCTCGCCCCAGCCGCCCGCCGCCATCGCCTGCCAGAACAGCAGCGGTGGCTTGGTGTTGCGCATGAAGTCGTAAGAGCTGACCAGCGGCAGCCACCGGCCGGTTTCCGCCGTCAGGCGCGCGATGTGGGCGTACACCAGCTCATCGCCGAGGCGGGGAATATGGTCGCCGCCCAGGCCAAACAGGTAGCCCAGCGCAACAGCGACGGCAAGCGCTATCCAGAGGAAGTGGGCGGGAAGGCGGGGCTTCAGTGGCTCAGGGCTTGTCATGGACATCGGCAGGTGGCGTTGTGGCAGCGTTGGGCGGCTGAATTTTCGCGCGCCGGCGGAACGTCATGCGGTCGTTGGCGACAAAATTGCACACGCTGGCCACCACGATGGCCACCAGGTTGGCCAGGATGTAGTGCAGGTAGATGGCCAGCCATTTGGTCAGCAGGGACTGAACAACAATCGACAGGCCCGCCGCCATCACATATTTGAAGAACAGGAACAGCGCTGAATGGTGGACCTCGTGCTTGCGGTCCCGCCAGGTCAGGCGCCGGTTCCAGTAAAAGTTGCTGATGGTCGCGCAGGTGATGGCCAGTGCAATCGAGTAATTGAGCCGCGAGTGGAAGTCTGCGATGAAGGTGAGCAAAAACTCCTGCGCGACATACAGCACGGCGATATTGATCACCGTGCCGCTGGCACCCACCGCGCCAAACTTGATGAAACGCCAGCGCGCCATGGGCTGAAGCCGTGGTGGCAGGCGGCTGATCAGCGCCTCCGCAAGGGATCGCAGTGTTCCCATCAGGCCGTCACCGGAGTTTCGGCCAGGCATTCCCGCGCCTTGGCCAGCACGGTGGCGGGCGCAATGACCTTGAGGCACTGGTTGTCGCCGTCGCAGTAGGAGGAGCGGTGGTTGTATGCGGTCAGGCAGGGCGAACAGGGCCACTGGCTGTAAAACGAATGGCACTTCGGTGTGTGCGGCGCGTAGAGGGCTGGCGTTTCAGGCCCGAACAGCATCAGCGTCCAGATCGGCGTCAGTGCCGCGAACTGCCCGGGTCCGCCATCGTTGGTCACCAGCAGGCGCGCCACATGGAACAGCGCCAGCAGCTCGGAGATCGATCGGGTGTAGCCCGTCAGGTCAATCACCGGCCCGGCCGGGTAGGCCTGGTTCACGTTGGCGACCAGTTGCTGCGCCAGTGCCTGGTCGTCTTTCAGGCCAATCACGGCCACCGCGCAGCCATCGGCCACCAGGCCTTCGCACAGCGTGGTGTACGACGCCAGTGGCCACGCGCGGATGGGCAGAATGCCGCCGCCGGGGTAGACGAGTACCAGCGGCTTGCCGGCGATGGCCGGAAAGTCCTGCGCCAGCCGCTGCGCAATACCCTGCACCAGGGCGCCGTCCAGCTGTACATGCGGCGGGGGCTTGTTGGTGCCCACCATCGGCAGCTTTGATTTCGGTACCGCCGTGGAGTCGATGGCTCGCGCAAGCGCCAGAAACTGCGCGCTGATGTGGTGATAGGGGTTGTAGGGCACGGGCCGGTTGATGTGCGAGCCGCGGTACAGGCCTTCCTGCGTATGGCGGTGAAAGCCCACGCGAACAGGCGCACCACTGGCAAACGACAGCAGGCTGCTGATGCGCGAAAACAGTTCGCAGTCGATCGCCACGTCGACCCGCGCGCGGCGCAGTTCGGCAATCGCTTTCCACAGGCTGGACAGCAGGCCCGACAGCGACTTGTCATGCACCGTGTGCACATGCGCCGGGTCAACGACCTTCATGAGGTCGAGGATTTCACGGTTCTTCCTGAACAGCAGGGCATGCAGCTCGGCGCCGGGATAGCGTTGCTTCAGCCGCGCAAACATATCGTGCGCCAGCACCAGGCTGCCCATTTCGGACAGCAGGATCACCACGATCGCTCGTGGCGCGGTGGTGGCGGCCACCTCGCGGGACGGCCCCCGCAAAGCCCTGGTCACCGCATTCAGGCCAGAGACCGCGGCACACAACGGGATGCCGACCCAGCGGTCAATCCATCGTTGCAGCTGGATGTTCATCGCTCAGACGCCTCTCAGCCGGTCGGTCCGGAAGCGCGCGGCGAACTCGCCGAACCGTCCCGCATCGAGCGCATCGCGGATTTCCTGCATCAGGTTCAGGTAGTAATGCAGGTTGTGGATGCTGGCCAGCATCGGGCCCAGCATTTCACCGCAGCGGTCCAGGTGGTGCAGGTAGGCCCGCGAAAAGCCGCCCGACGTGCTGCCGTCGGGCATGGTGCGGCCCTTGCAGGTGTAGCAGGTGCAGGTGGTGTCCAGCGGTTGCTCGTCGGCCTTGTGGCGCGCGTTGCGGATTTTCAGGTCGCCAAAGCGCGTGAACAGGTGGCCGTTGCGCGCATTGCGTGTCGGCATCACGCAGTCAAACATGTCGATGCCGGCGCCCACACCCTCCACCAGATCCTCGGGCGTGCCCACACCCATCAGATAGCGCGGCTTGTCGGCCGGCAGGCGATGGGGCGTGTGCGCCATGATGCGCTGCATTTCTTCCTTGGGCTCGCCCACGCTGACGCCGCCCACCGCGTAACCGGGCAAGTCCAGTTCTACCAGGGCCTCCAGCGATTCGTGGCGCAGGTTCTGGTACATGCCGCCCTGCACAATGCCAAACAGTGCGTTGGGGTTTTCCAGTTTGTCAAACTCGGCCACGCAGCGCTTGGCCCAGCGCAGGCTGAGCTCCATCGAGCTGCGCGCCTCGCTTTCGGTCGTGATGTGGCCCTTGGTGTCGTAAGGGGTGCACTCGTCAAACTGCATCACGATGTCGCTGTTGAGCACCGTCTGGATCTGCATGGAGATTTCCGGTGTCAGGAACAGCTTGTCGCCATTCACCGGCGAGGCAAACTTCACGCCTTCCTCGGAGATCTTGCGCATGTCGCCCAGCGACCAGACCTGAAAGCCGCCGCTGTCGGTGAGTATCGGTTTGTCCCAGCTTTCGAACCGGTGCAGGCCGCCAAACTGTTTCATCACGTCCAGCCCGGGGCGCATCCACAGGTGAAAGGTGTTGCCCAGGATGATCTGGGCGCCCATCTCGTGCAGCGACTGCGGCATCACGCCCTTGACGGTGCCATAGGTGCCGACCGGCATGAAGATGGGCGTTTGCACGACGCCATGGGTGAGCGTTAACTGGCCGCGCCGGGCATGCGAGCCGGGGTGGGCATTGGCCCCTTCGCCGGTCCTTGCGTCGGTCTTCAGAACTTCAAATTCGAGCATCTTGTGATTGTCGCAGGTGTGTTCAGGCGCTTGCGCGTGGGGCTTTGCGCGCCAGCAGCATGGCATCGCCATAGCTGAAAAAGCGGTAGCGCCCGGCAATCGCATGCTGGTACAGCGCCATGATGTGTTCATAGCCCGCAAAGGCGCTGACCAGCATCATCAGCGTGCTTTTGGGCAGGTGAAAGTTGGTCAGCAGCAGGTCCACCACGGCAAATTCAAAGCCCGGCGTGATGAAGATGTTGGTGTCGTCGCAGGCCGGACCGAATTTGGCGTGGGACTCCAGTGCCCGCACGGTGGTGGTGCCCACGGCGACCACACGGCCGCCGCGCGCCTTGCAGGCGGCAATCGCCTGCTGCGTGGCGGCCGGCACCTCAAAGCGCTCGAAATGCATGGTGTGGTCGGCTATTGTTTCGGTCTTGACGGGCTGGAAGGTGCCCGCGCCCACATGCAGGGTCACGCTGGCGCGCGCGATGCCGCGCGCCTCCAGCTGCGCGAGCATGGCTTCGTCAAAGTGCAGGGCGGCGGTGGGTGCGGCCACGGCGCCGGGGTTTTTTGCAAACACCGTCTGGTAGCGCAGTTCGTCCTCGGCAGAGTCGCTGTGGGTGATATAGGGCGGCAGCGGCACATGGCCATGCTGCGCCATCAGCGCATAGGGGTCGCTGCTGAAGCGAAAGCGGTACAGCGGCCCATCCTCCTGCGGCCAGCGGCCCAGCAGGGTGGCGGTGAAGCCGCCGTCCATCTGCAGCACGGCGCCGGGTTGGGGCTTTTTGCTGACCTTCATGTGCGCGGCGACTTCATGACTGGCGTCGGCGAGGGCGGGCAACACCCGCTCGATCAGCAGTTCCAGCCGCCCGCCGGTGGATTTTTGGCCGAACAGCCGCGCCTTGACC
Coding sequences:
- a CDS encoding glycosyltransferase family 9 protein → MNIQLQRWIDRWVGIPLCAAVSGLNAVTRALRGPSREVAATTAPRAIVVILLSEMGSLVLAHDMFARLKQRYPGAELHALLFRKNREILDLMKVVDPAHVHTVHDKSLSGLLSSLWKAIAELRRARVDVAIDCELFSRISSLLSFASGAPVRVGFHRHTQEGLYRGSHINRPVPYNPYHHISAQFLALARAIDSTAVPKSKLPMVGTNKPPPHVQLDGALVQGIAQRLAQDFPAIAGKPLVLVYPGGGILPIRAWPLASYTTLCEGLVADGCAVAVIGLKDDQALAQQLVANVNQAYPAGPVIDLTGYTRSISELLALFHVARLLVTNDGGPGQFAALTPIWTLMLFGPETPALYAPHTPKCHSFYSQWPCSPCLTAYNHRSSYCDGDNQCLKVIAPATVLAKARECLAETPVTA
- the queA gene encoding tRNA preQ1(34) S-adenosylmethionine ribosyltransferase-isomerase QueA encodes the protein MKTHFSLSDFDFALPEELIAQHPAAQRSASRLLDGRSSPATDRRFADLPDLLTPGDLLVFNDTQVVKARLFGQKSTGGRLELLIERVLPALADASHEVAAHMKVSKKPQPGAVLQMDGGFTATLLGRWPQEDGPLYRFRFSSDPYALMAQHGHVPLPPYITHSDSAEDELRYQTVFAKNPGAVAAPTAALHFDEAMLAQLEARGIARASVTLHVGAGTFQPVKTETIADHTMHFERFEVPAATQQAIAACKARGGRVVAVGTTTVRALESHAKFGPACDDTNIFITPGFEFAVVDLLLTNFHLPKSTLMMLVSAFAGYEHIMALYQHAIAGRYRFFSYGDAMLLARKAPRASA
- a CDS encoding GtrA family protein, whose translation is MGTLRSLAEALISRLPPRLQPMARWRFIKFGAVGASGTVINIAVLYVAQEFLLTFIADFHSRLNYSIALAITCATISNFYWNRRLTWRDRKHEVHHSALFLFFKYVMAAGLSIVVQSLLTKWLAIYLHYILANLVAIVVASVCNFVANDRMTFRRRAKIQPPNAATTPPADVHDKP
- a CDS encoding ArnT family glycosyltransferase → MTSPEPLKPRLPAHFLWIALAVAVALGYLFGLGGDHIPRLGDELVYAHIARLTAETGRWLPLVSSYDFMRNTKPPLLFWQAMAAGGWGEHWTLLNLRLPSVVYSWAIALMVGLLTWKVVRSEATPAPEASPGAATAADRSSRAITLGAIAALAYLSFLSSYRYGRPYLTSAPETFWLFGVFFALAWSPAKLLASRWKFPLLAGITIGIGCLYKSFTMVVPVGFGLALCYQVLGARQAPWQIFRRGIVIDTIKVAAICAIALAVFGLWFAVDPQPGEVWREFVVGENAGKFKSSPGYFKVALRGSGGFLTIITGYFSNAGFLLPVAVGCIWTAWRSYRQGVPVSDAEKVLWLWLLALALVFLLPNQRSARYLIPAMPALAILMALYWSRIARLWFSIALALCLLGALAMGLIGFGAVRATQTGWLYSPLFWLFLAALAAACVIGMAQKELTRPIAAAAGFAVLFALAWATAPFNGDIGHFRAETNALLKGQAVSVPSNFNGHFERYEFIIPGAKIVPYFAAQPVDYQDVNALLNSTRYALVQRRVGQKPCDACRIVDERWDLRSRQDANEGLLAVFRTPETYLYAKEYLVERLTP
- the tgt gene encoding tRNA guanosine(34) transglycosylase Tgt: MLEFEVLKTDARTGEGANAHPGSHARRGQLTLTHGVVQTPIFMPVGTYGTVKGVMPQSLHEMGAQIILGNTFHLWMRPGLDVMKQFGGLHRFESWDKPILTDSGGFQVWSLGDMRKISEEGVKFASPVNGDKLFLTPEISMQIQTVLNSDIVMQFDECTPYDTKGHITTESEARSSMELSLRWAKRCVAEFDKLENPNALFGIVQGGMYQNLRHESLEALVELDLPGYAVGGVSVGEPKEEMQRIMAHTPHRLPADKPRYLMGVGTPEDLVEGVGAGIDMFDCVMPTRNARNGHLFTRFGDLKIRNARHKADEQPLDTTCTCYTCKGRTMPDGSTSGGFSRAYLHHLDRCGEMLGPMLASIHNLHYYLNLMQEIRDALDAGRFGEFAARFRTDRLRGV